From the genome of Rhizobium binae, one region includes:
- a CDS encoding sugar ABC transporter ATP-binding protein translates to MNHSSDMPSPGGPVTPFLSLSGVGKTYPGVVALEGLSMDVMPGEVIGLVGENGAGKSTLMKILGGVVAPDRGTIRLDGAELRFLTVESSISSGIAFVHQELNLFENLDVAANIFLGREPLKAGPLKLVDRDRLREMVKPLLRRVGAHFSADTPVASLSLAEQQMVEIAKALSINARLVILDEPTSSLPLAETERLLSIIKLLKADGISVIFISHRLHEVERVADRVVVLRDGALAGTLAKKDIGHDQMVKLMIGRMLAARTAKPQRAPGAVALKVSAVRTAAYPGHPVDLEIRYGEILGLAGLVGSGRTELARVLFGIDRSYGGVILQDGQQIAVRSARDAVARGIFLVPEDRKRNGILLDFPIAQNITLADLPTLASRFMLSAERETAAAERQRVRLGIKAPSVSSRTSTLSGGNQQKVVLAKWLSMSPKVMIFDEPTRGIDIGAKNEIYGLMRALADAGVAILMISSDMEEVIGVSDRIAVMHEGQISGILDEDEFSQESVLLLAVGKRVK, encoded by the coding sequence ATGAACCATAGTTCCGACATGCCGTCACCGGGCGGGCCCGTAACGCCATTCCTTTCGCTTTCCGGCGTTGGCAAGACCTATCCAGGCGTCGTTGCGCTCGAAGGCCTGTCAATGGACGTCATGCCAGGCGAGGTCATCGGCCTCGTCGGCGAAAACGGGGCTGGAAAATCGACGCTGATGAAAATCCTCGGCGGTGTGGTCGCACCCGATCGGGGCACGATCCGGCTCGACGGGGCGGAGCTTCGTTTCCTCACTGTGGAATCGAGCATCTCGTCCGGCATCGCCTTCGTGCATCAGGAGCTCAATCTCTTTGAGAATCTCGACGTCGCTGCCAATATCTTCCTGGGGCGCGAACCGCTGAAGGCGGGGCCTCTCAAGCTTGTCGATCGCGATCGACTAAGGGAGATGGTGAAGCCGCTCTTGAGGCGCGTGGGGGCGCATTTCTCCGCTGACACACCTGTGGCGTCGCTGTCGCTGGCCGAGCAGCAGATGGTGGAAATCGCCAAGGCGCTGTCCATTAACGCGAGGCTCGTCATCTTAGACGAACCCACTTCCAGCCTGCCGCTGGCTGAAACCGAGCGGCTGCTCAGCATCATCAAATTGCTGAAGGCGGATGGCATCAGCGTTATTTTCATCTCGCATCGGCTCCACGAGGTTGAGCGCGTGGCCGACCGCGTCGTCGTACTCCGTGATGGCGCGCTTGCGGGCACTCTCGCCAAGAAGGACATCGGCCACGACCAAATGGTGAAGCTGATGATTGGCCGGATGCTTGCGGCCCGTACCGCAAAGCCGCAGCGCGCACCCGGCGCAGTTGCGCTGAAGGTCAGCGCCGTGCGCACTGCCGCTTATCCCGGCCATCCCGTTGATCTGGAAATCAGGTATGGAGAAATCCTCGGACTTGCGGGCCTTGTCGGGTCCGGCCGCACCGAGCTTGCCAGGGTGCTCTTTGGCATTGATCGCAGTTACGGCGGAGTTATCCTGCAGGACGGGCAGCAAATTGCCGTCCGTTCCGCGCGGGACGCTGTTGCTCGCGGCATTTTCCTGGTGCCGGAGGATCGAAAGCGCAACGGCATTCTTCTTGATTTCCCGATCGCCCAGAATATAACCCTTGCCGATCTCCCCACGCTCGCCAGCCGCTTCATGCTGTCCGCCGAGCGCGAGACGGCGGCCGCCGAAAGGCAGCGCGTTCGCCTCGGCATCAAGGCGCCCTCTGTTTCGAGCCGGACCAGCACTCTGTCCGGCGGCAACCAGCAGAAGGTCGTGCTTGCCAAATGGTTGTCTATGAGCCCAAAGGTGATGATCTTCGACGAGCCGACACGCGGGATCGATATCGGTGCGAAGAACGAGATCTACGGCCTGATGCGGGCGCTTGCAGATGCCGGTGTCGCGATCCTGATGATCTCCAGCGACATGGAAGAGGTGATCGGGGTTTCTGACCGCATTGCCGTCATGCATGAGGGCCAGATCTCCGGCATTCTCGATGAGGACGAATTCAGTCAGGAAAGCGTCCTTTTGCTTGCCGTCGGCAAACGCGTAAAATAG
- a CDS encoding sugar-binding protein, whose protein sequence is MKQLKRKNAALFFAALMLSAAPMAASYAADKPTLAFVVNGASDFWKAAEAGVKKAQAEMPDYNMELKYPEQAAVAIQQRLMEDLVSAGVKGIMVSAVDPKTQTDGLNKIGSQTALFTTDSDAPKTNRVAYIGSSNVDAGKQAAEIAKKAMPDGGKCMGFVGLLGADNARERIEGMKEGLKGTKIELVDVRGDDIDQTRAKKNVEDALVASPDLTCMVGFYSYNTPRIYEALRDAGKLGQITVVGFDDDPITLGGVKEGTIAATVVQQPFEWAYQGMKLMAAYLKGDKSGIPADGLIIIPTVIIGKDDVDKYAANLKAMAGK, encoded by the coding sequence ATGAAACAGCTGAAACGGAAAAATGCTGCCTTGTTTTTCGCCGCGTTGATGCTGAGTGCGGCGCCGATGGCTGCATCATACGCCGCCGACAAGCCGACATTGGCATTCGTCGTCAATGGCGCTTCCGACTTCTGGAAAGCCGCCGAGGCAGGCGTGAAGAAGGCGCAGGCCGAGATGCCAGACTACAACATGGAACTGAAATATCCTGAGCAGGCGGCTGTCGCCATTCAGCAGCGTCTCATGGAAGATCTTGTCAGCGCCGGCGTCAAGGGGATCATGGTCTCCGCCGTCGATCCCAAGACCCAGACAGACGGCCTCAACAAGATCGGCTCGCAGACGGCTCTCTTCACCACTGATAGCGACGCACCGAAGACCAACCGGGTCGCCTATATCGGTTCTTCGAACGTCGACGCCGGGAAACAGGCCGCCGAAATCGCCAAAAAGGCGATGCCGGACGGTGGTAAGTGCATGGGCTTCGTCGGTCTCCTGGGTGCCGATAACGCCCGCGAACGCATCGAAGGAATGAAGGAAGGGCTCAAGGGTACGAAGATCGAGCTTGTCGATGTTCGCGGTGACGACATCGACCAGACACGCGCCAAGAAGAATGTCGAGGATGCGTTGGTCGCCAGCCCCGACTTGACCTGCATGGTCGGCTTCTACTCCTACAACACGCCGCGCATCTATGAGGCGCTGCGCGACGCAGGTAAACTCGGCCAGATCACTGTCGTCGGCTTTGATGACGATCCGATCACACTTGGCGGTGTCAAGGAAGGCACGATCGCGGCAACCGTCGTTCAGCAGCCGTTCGAATGGGCCTATCAGGGCATGAAATTGATGGCCGCCTACCTCAAGGGCGACAAGTCCGGCATCCCCGCCGATGGCTTGATCATCATCCCGACTGTCATCATCGGCAAGGACGACGTCGACAAATATGCTGCCAACCTGAAGGCCATGGCTGGTAAATAG
- a CDS encoding PAS domain-containing protein, whose amino-acid sequence MQEHDRNRAEARDAGERLVARHVREDPFAAAFKATRMPMIVTDPNQPDNPIIFCNAAFEKLTGYPSSEAVGRNCRFLQGPETNPATVARIRAAISAGSDIAVDILNYRKNGEPFWNALFLSPVRDDNEKVVYFFASQLDFTNVKSREADLAAARHRAEEEVAAHTEKLEAELNARSLLVHEVDHRVKNNLLTMASIVKLQTRITRDEDQKRVLRSVLNRVEALSTVQRKLFTLEDVSRFDVADFTRELVTDLVEAVGRKDIRLTLDLHPLYVPAIKATPLSLIVNELVGDAVRRGLSDGGGDIHVVVKRLNGHFLIRVEDTSIPVEVDADMAEIGRILLETSAKQVDAKIEKRIEGHRTTVDVTLLVDVQERAH is encoded by the coding sequence ATGCAGGAACACGATCGAAATCGAGCCGAAGCGCGAGATGCCGGAGAGCGCCTTGTTGCCCGTCACGTTCGCGAAGACCCATTCGCGGCGGCCTTCAAGGCTACGCGCATGCCGATGATCGTCACCGACCCAAACCAGCCCGACAATCCCATCATCTTTTGCAACGCCGCCTTCGAAAAGTTGACCGGTTATCCGAGCAGCGAAGCAGTCGGTCGCAACTGTCGTTTTCTGCAGGGCCCGGAGACGAACCCGGCAACGGTGGCCCGCATCCGGGCAGCAATCAGCGCCGGATCCGATATCGCCGTCGACATCTTAAACTACAGGAAGAATGGCGAGCCGTTCTGGAACGCGCTGTTTCTATCTCCGGTCCGGGACGATAACGAGAAGGTCGTTTACTTCTTCGCCTCGCAACTCGACTTCACCAACGTGAAGTCCCGGGAGGCTGATCTCGCGGCCGCACGTCATCGTGCCGAAGAGGAAGTCGCCGCCCACACCGAGAAGCTCGAGGCTGAGCTCAATGCGAGATCGCTTCTGGTCCACGAGGTCGATCACCGCGTCAAGAACAACCTGCTGACCATGGCCTCGATCGTAAAGCTCCAGACCCGTATCACCAGGGACGAAGACCAGAAGCGCGTTTTGAGGTCCGTTCTGAACCGGGTAGAGGCCTTGAGCACGGTCCAGAGGAAGCTGTTCACGCTGGAAGACGTCTCCCGGTTCGATGTCGCGGACTTCACAAGGGAACTTGTCACCGATCTAGTTGAGGCTGTTGGGCGCAAGGATATCCGACTGACGCTTGATCTGCATCCGCTCTATGTGCCTGCCATAAAGGCGACCCCGCTGTCGCTGATCGTCAACGAGCTCGTCGGTGACGCCGTCCGTCGCGGCTTGAGCGACGGCGGCGGCGACATCCATGTCGTCGTCAAGCGGTTAAACGGCCATTTTCTCATTAGGGTGGAGGACACCTCGATACCGGTAGAGGTTGACGCGGACATGGCCGAGATTGGTCGTATTCTCCTCGAAACCTCCGCCAAGCAGGTCGACGCGAAAATCGAGAAGCGGATCGAAGGGCATCGAACGACCGTCGATGTGACGCTGCTGGTCGACGTACAGGAGCGCGCGCATTGA
- a CDS encoding DUF2092 domain-containing protein produces MSSTFPLPRLKRILLYASLAASLAAPTSARADDAKALLKTMSDFLTAQKTISFTYQSSLEAVTPAFEKLQFVSSGTANLTRPDKLRVTRTGGFADLDVSFDGSSLTVHGKNLDAYAKIDGKGSLDDLIDRLMTAGVEAPGADLLSSNVYDVLMSDVTEAKHISSAFVDGVECEYLAFRTPEIDWQIWIQSGPQPIPRRYVITSKHVVQAPQYTIQISDFKSGADVAAVSYTIELPASAKTVDLSELQSLDELPEAASTGEVK; encoded by the coding sequence ATGTCATCGACTTTCCCTTTGCCGCGATTGAAGCGGATCCTCCTCTACGCTTCGCTTGCCGCCAGCCTCGCAGCGCCGACGAGCGCGCGGGCCGATGATGCGAAGGCACTTTTGAAGACGATGTCCGATTTTCTGACGGCGCAGAAGACGATCTCCTTCACCTATCAATCGTCGCTCGAAGCCGTGACGCCCGCCTTCGAGAAACTCCAGTTCGTAAGCTCCGGGACTGCCAACCTGACCCGCCCCGACAAGTTGCGCGTCACGAGGACCGGCGGCTTTGCCGACCTCGACGTAAGTTTCGACGGTTCGTCCCTGACGGTTCACGGCAAGAACCTCGACGCCTATGCCAAGATCGATGGCAAGGGTTCGCTCGATGATCTGATTGACAGGCTGATGACTGCAGGCGTCGAAGCGCCGGGGGCCGATCTTCTCTCCTCCAACGTCTATGACGTGCTCATGTCGGATGTGACGGAGGCCAAGCATATTTCCAGCGCTTTCGTGGATGGGGTCGAATGCGAATATCTGGCCTTCCGAACGCCTGAGATCGACTGGCAGATCTGGATACAGAGCGGCCCGCAACCGATACCCCGCCGTTACGTCATCACCAGTAAGCACGTCGTCCAGGCGCCGCAATACACGATCCAAATCAGCGACTTCAAAAGCGGTGCGGATGTCGCGGCCGTTTCCTACACGATCGAGCTTCCAGCCAGCGCAAAGACGGTCGATCTCAGTGAACTGCAATCTCTTGATGAACTGCCTGAGGCTGCCAGTACGGGAGAGGTAAAATGA
- a CDS encoding response regulator, giving the protein MKVMIVEDEMLLAMELESEVEMAGHQVTGTAMNREKARDLMEAQRPDFAFVDVHLQDGQTGIDVGRDLASKGIPYVFVSGNIKKIPKGFAGALGAIEKPYTVNGMKNALSYISAIVVGDEDVAPPASLVLADDV; this is encoded by the coding sequence TTGAAGGTGATGATTGTCGAGGACGAGATGCTGCTCGCCATGGAGCTCGAAAGCGAGGTCGAGATGGCCGGACACCAAGTGACCGGGACCGCAATGAACCGCGAGAAGGCCCGCGATCTGATGGAAGCGCAGCGCCCGGATTTTGCGTTTGTCGATGTTCATCTTCAGGACGGTCAAACGGGCATCGACGTCGGCCGCGACCTAGCATCCAAAGGCATTCCCTACGTATTCGTGAGCGGAAACATTAAGAAGATCCCTAAGGGTTTTGCAGGCGCTCTCGGCGCCATCGAGAAGCCTTATACGGTGAACGGCATGAAGAACGCCCTTTCCTACATCTCGGCAATCGTGGTGGGTGACGAAGATGTGGCGCCGCCTGCAAGCTTGGTGCTGGCCGACGATGTGTAA
- a CDS encoding ABC transporter permease produces the protein MIKKDLGLLLLIVVVGIVVAIINPRFLLPINLANTANLIGLFGILSIGQAYVIITGGIELSVGSLVALLGVLFVDFVAVQDMPWILALPLILVLGAVIGAIHGWLITRLNLQPFVVTLCGLLIYRGAARFYTADGTAGFAFGQNFPYLEFLTAGRLYGVPNTFIALVIISVVMWVVLHRSVFGRYLYAIGKNEEAARYSGIRTGRMVLSAYVICGLLTALAAIYFAMYTRSISPASHGQFYELYAIAAAVLGGFSLRGGEGSIVGAVLGTVLLQELQNLVNLLGIPSSLNFAVMGGVILIGVLIDQQWNAIRAQRRLVSAARQTEARVSDEGKLPVAANQDQV, from the coding sequence ATGATCAAAAAAGATCTTGGACTGCTGCTTTTGATCGTCGTCGTAGGCATCGTCGTCGCGATCATCAATCCGCGCTTCCTGCTGCCGATCAACCTGGCGAATACCGCCAACCTGATCGGCCTGTTCGGCATCCTGTCGATTGGCCAGGCCTACGTCATCATTACAGGCGGGATCGAACTGTCCGTCGGTTCGCTCGTCGCGCTTCTTGGTGTGCTGTTTGTCGATTTCGTCGCGGTCCAAGATATGCCATGGATTCTGGCGCTACCACTCATTCTCGTGCTCGGCGCGGTCATCGGCGCCATTCACGGCTGGCTGATCACTCGGCTGAATCTGCAACCCTTCGTTGTCACCCTCTGCGGCCTCCTTATCTATCGCGGCGCAGCGCGCTTTTATACGGCCGACGGAACGGCGGGTTTTGCGTTCGGCCAAAATTTCCCGTACCTAGAGTTCCTGACCGCGGGACGGTTGTACGGCGTTCCCAACACCTTCATAGCGCTCGTCATCATTTCCGTGGTGATGTGGGTGGTGCTGCATCGCTCTGTCTTCGGGCGTTATCTTTATGCGATCGGCAAGAACGAGGAGGCGGCCCGCTATTCCGGTATCCGCACCGGCCGGATGGTGCTATCGGCCTATGTCATCTGCGGACTGCTTACGGCGCTCGCGGCAATCTATTTCGCCATGTACACGCGCTCGATCTCGCCGGCCAGCCATGGCCAGTTCTATGAACTCTACGCAATTGCCGCTGCCGTCCTTGGCGGCTTTTCGCTCCGCGGCGGCGAGGGATCGATCGTTGGCGCCGTGCTCGGAACAGTCCTGCTCCAGGAATTGCAGAATCTCGTGAATCTGCTTGGCATCCCGTCGTCGCTGAATTTCGCCGTCATGGGTGGCGTGATCCTCATCGGCGTCCTGATCGACCAACAATGGAACGCGATACGCGCACAGCGCCGACTCGTCTCTGCCGCCCGGCAGACCGAAGCCCGTGTTTCGGACGAGGGCAAATTGCCGGTGGCTGCCAATCAGGACCAAGTGTAG